One part of the Gemmatimonas sp. genome encodes these proteins:
- the alr gene encoding alanine racemase translates to MPHSAHPTARAWLDVDLAAVRHNAAVLRARAGVPLLAMVKADSYGIGAIAVCRALGVAFRDQPSRDDAPWGVGIASLDEAEALRDAGCRGRIVCLQPLLPTELSRAASLHVTPSLHVGADVAAWRSLTMAPYHLSIDTGMARAGVRWDRVAALRDAVAAAPPEGVFTHFHSADESLPSRDEQDERFAASLATLADVLSPGVLRHSDNSGGIASRSHGSPGHLARPGIALYAGMFDQQLGLLPVVHLRARVIDLRDVHPGESVSYGATWRAAGMRRIATLACGYADGYRRHLSNVGTVLINGTRCSVVGRVTMDMVMIDVTGVPCDIGQVATLIGRDGADLLTVGMVADAGGVSPYELLTGLSQRVPPVYHDALPVPVAFPS, encoded by the coding sequence ATGCCGCACTCCGCCCACCCCACTGCCCGCGCCTGGCTCGATGTAGACCTCGCAGCTGTGCGCCACAATGCCGCCGTGCTGCGTGCCCGCGCCGGCGTACCGCTGCTGGCCATGGTGAAGGCGGACAGCTACGGCATTGGCGCCATCGCCGTGTGCCGCGCGCTCGGCGTGGCCTTCCGTGATCAGCCGTCCCGTGACGACGCCCCGTGGGGGGTCGGCATTGCCAGCCTCGACGAGGCCGAGGCCCTGCGTGACGCCGGCTGCCGTGGCCGCATCGTCTGCCTGCAACCGCTGCTGCCAACGGAGCTATCGCGCGCGGCCTCCCTCCACGTCACGCCGTCGCTGCACGTTGGCGCCGATGTCGCCGCCTGGCGCTCCCTGACCATGGCCCCGTATCACCTGTCCATCGATACCGGCATGGCGCGCGCCGGGGTCCGCTGGGACCGTGTCGCCGCCCTGCGTGACGCGGTGGCGGCTGCCCCTCCCGAGGGCGTCTTCACGCACTTCCATTCCGCCGACGAATCGCTCCCGTCGCGCGACGAACAGGACGAGCGCTTCGCGGCGTCCCTGGCAACGCTGGCCGATGTGCTGTCACCCGGCGTATTGCGGCACAGCGACAACAGCGGCGGCATCGCCAGCCGCTCCCACGGATCCCCGGGCCATCTCGCCCGTCCTGGGATTGCCCTCTACGCGGGGATGTTCGACCAGCAGTTGGGGCTGCTGCCGGTGGTGCACCTGCGGGCGCGCGTCATCGACCTCCGGGATGTGCACCCGGGGGAGTCGGTCTCGTACGGGGCCACCTGGCGCGCCGCAGGCATGCGGCGCATCGCCACCCTCGCCTGTGGCTACGCCGATGGGTACCGCCGGCATCTTTCCAACGTCGGCACGGTACTGATCAACGGGACGCGCTGCTCCGTCGTCGGTCGGGTCACCATGGACATGGTCATGATTGACGTGACGGGGGTCCCCTGCGACATCGGTCAGGTGGCCACGCTCATCGGTCGGGACGGGGCCGACCTCCTCACGGTGGGCATGGTGGCGGACGCCGGCGGGGTGTCACCGTACGAGCTGCTCACCGGTCTCTCGCAG
- the mazG gene encoding nucleoside triphosphate pyrophosphohydrolase — MSTDIPPFAPEPSPPSVPAPVPGSVPGSVPAPRTMDDALALMRDLRARCEWDAAQTHQSLRPYLIEEAHEVDDAIAGGDDGVLRDELGDLLLQVLFHSVVAEERGAFGMADVAGALIAKMHTRHPHLYGDGIKRSWESMKAAKAARSTLEEGLPAGLPSLHRAHRLQDRAAGVGFDWDDALGPLAKVREEVEEVAALIDPATGAVHDADALEAELGDLLFAVVNLCRKTGVHGALALDRTNAKFVRRYATMERLAQADGRPLRELTLEEQDRYWDAVKREERGEERSD, encoded by the coding sequence ATGTCCACCGACATCCCCCCTTTCGCTCCCGAGCCCTCGCCGCCGTCGGTGCCCGCGCCGGTGCCTGGGTCGGTGCCTGGGTCGGTGCCTGCGCCGCGCACGATGGACGACGCCCTGGCGCTCATGCGCGACCTGCGTGCCCGCTGCGAGTGGGATGCGGCGCAGACGCACCAGTCCCTGCGCCCCTACCTGATCGAGGAAGCGCACGAGGTGGACGACGCCATTGCGGGCGGCGACGACGGCGTGTTGCGAGACGAACTGGGGGACCTACTGCTGCAGGTGCTCTTTCACAGCGTGGTGGCCGAAGAGCGTGGCGCATTCGGCATGGCCGACGTGGCCGGTGCGCTCATCGCGAAGATGCATACGCGGCACCCGCACCTGTATGGCGACGGCATCAAGCGGAGTTGGGAGAGCATGAAGGCGGCCAAGGCGGCGCGCTCGACCCTCGAGGAGGGACTGCCGGCGGGGTTGCCCTCCCTGCACCGGGCGCACCGGCTGCAGGACCGAGCCGCGGGGGTGGGCTTCGACTGGGATGATGCCCTCGGCCCCCTCGCGAAGGTGCGGGAAGAGGTGGAGGAGGTGGCTGCGCTGATCGATCCCGCTACCGGTGCCGTGCACGATGCGGACGCGCTGGAGGCCGAACTGGGTGACCTGCTGTTCGCGGTGGTGAATCTCTGCCGCAAGACCGGTGTGCACGGCGCGTTGGCGCTCGACCGCACCAACGCCAAGTTCGTACGCCGCTATGCCACCATGGAGCGGCTCGCCCAGGCCGACGGGCGCCCCCTGCGCGAACTGACGCTCGAGGAACAGGACCGGTACTGGGATGCGGTGAAGCGCGAGGAGCGAGGGGAGGAGCGGTCGGACTGA
- the asnS gene encoding asparagine--tRNA ligase, giving the protein MNTSTTRIADLQHHVGATVTVRAWVTHLRSKGKLGFAVVRDGTGVMQAVVVKAEVSEAAWEQFGQLTQECSVLLTGDVRADARAPGGFEMGVKELGIIGTSPLDYPIQPKEHGIDFLLDNRTFWLRSQRQVAIMRVRHELEQAVHDFFYARDFIRCDTPILTAAIGERAGLFSTEYFDEGTAYLAQTGQLYGEALAAALGRIYTFGPTFRAEKSKTRRHLTEFWMIEPEMAWYDQDDNMDLQEAFVRYLVERVLERRQEELKVLERDTSKLDCVSQPFVRLDYGDAVKLAQSKGSEITWGDDLGAPDEAMIVDEYQRPVFVVNYPKEAKAFYMKENPADPRTVRCADLLAPEGRGEIIGGSQREDDYDKILARLSHEGLPMEAYGWYLDLRKYGTFTHSGFGLGLERTIAWICGIEHIRECIPFPRLMGRIAP; this is encoded by the coding sequence GTGAACACGTCCACCACCCGCATTGCCGATCTGCAGCACCATGTCGGCGCCACGGTCACCGTGCGCGCCTGGGTCACCCATCTGCGCTCCAAGGGGAAGCTGGGCTTCGCCGTCGTGCGCGACGGTACCGGGGTCATGCAGGCCGTGGTGGTGAAGGCCGAGGTCAGTGAGGCGGCATGGGAGCAGTTCGGGCAGCTCACCCAGGAGTGCAGCGTGCTCCTCACCGGCGACGTGCGCGCCGATGCGCGCGCGCCCGGTGGCTTCGAGATGGGGGTGAAGGAGCTGGGGATCATCGGCACCAGCCCGCTCGATTACCCCATTCAGCCCAAGGAGCACGGCATCGACTTCCTGCTCGATAATCGCACCTTCTGGCTGCGCAGCCAGCGCCAGGTGGCGATCATGCGGGTCCGGCATGAGCTCGAACAGGCGGTACACGACTTCTTCTACGCGCGTGATTTCATCCGCTGCGACACGCCCATCCTGACGGCCGCCATCGGCGAACGGGCAGGGCTCTTCAGCACGGAGTACTTCGACGAGGGCACGGCCTACCTCGCGCAGACCGGGCAGCTGTACGGCGAGGCGCTCGCCGCGGCGCTCGGGCGCATCTACACCTTCGGCCCCACCTTCCGCGCCGAGAAGAGCAAGACGCGCCGCCACCTCACCGAGTTCTGGATGATCGAACCGGAGATGGCGTGGTACGACCAGGACGACAACATGGACCTGCAGGAAGCCTTCGTGCGCTATCTGGTCGAGCGGGTCCTCGAGCGGCGGCAGGAAGAGCTCAAGGTCCTCGAGCGCGATACCAGCAAGCTCGATTGTGTGTCGCAGCCGTTCGTGCGCCTCGATTACGGCGACGCGGTGAAGCTCGCGCAGAGCAAGGGCAGCGAAATCACCTGGGGCGACGACCTCGGCGCGCCGGACGAAGCGATGATCGTGGACGAGTACCAGCGCCCGGTCTTCGTGGTGAACTACCCGAAGGAGGCCAAGGCGTTCTACATGAAGGAGAACCCGGCCGATCCACGCACGGTACGCTGCGCCGACCTGCTTGCGCCCGAAGGCCGTGGCGAGATCATCGGTGGCTCACAGCGCGAGGACGATTACGACAAGATCCTCGCGCGTCTTTCTCACGAAGGACTGCCGATGGAGGCCTACGGCTGGTACCTCGACCTGCGCAAGTACGGCACCTTCACTCACTCCGGCTTTGGCCTTGGCCTCGAGCGTACGATCGCGTGGATCTGCGGCATCGAGCACATCCGCGAGTGCATTCCGTTCCCGCGCCTCATGGGGCGGATCGCGCCGTAA